CAGTCGGACGCCGAATTGACGGGCATCTACCAGAATCTGGTAGCACTCATCAACGCTCTGCCCGCGGGTACCAGGATGCGTCTTGTGCACAGGGTCGATTCAAACCTCAAAGAGACACTTGATCAATTCGACCAGGCGCTTGCAGTATGCCAGGAGAGACCCTACGCGAAGTTCTTTCTCCAGGAGAACAAAACCCACCTGATGCAGCTGCTGGCCAGGCGACGGGTAATTCGAAGGCGGCTTGAGGTTTACTTTACTTTCAATCCCAATAGCCTTGCTGCTGGCGAGCGCAACTTCATTACGAAAATTGCCCTGATGGGGGCGGATTTTTTTTACACCGCCCTGGGTGGTGCATCGGCGTTCGAGCAAGCAACGCGTGAAGAATTTGACAGATCCCTGAAGGCCGTGGACGAATTTCGCGGGCTTTGCCTGAGGATGCTCAGAGGCAGCGGGATGCAGGCGGCAAGTCTGGGTGCCAGGGATCTATGGACGATAGGCTACCAGCGCAACCACCCGAATTCGAGCAAAACCAGAAAGGTTCCGGCTTTTCCGGAAGACTGGAAGAGCGACGACCGGCCCAAAGCCGAGAAGAGGGATTTGCCGCTTTTCCCGACGCCGCGCGAGACTATCTTTTCCCAGGAGCCGCGATTCGCAACAGATCATGTTTGTATCGACGGCAAATACGTCGGAGCGGTCACTCTGCGCAACAAGCCCAAAACCGGGACTTTCCCTTTGCTGATGGCGGAACTGGTGCAGTTTGCCTTCGAATGCGAGGTGGTGGTCGACATCGTAATGGGCAACCAGGGCACAGAGAAAGGCAAGCTGGCGTTGCTCGAAAACACGGCGACGGCGAATGTCAACACCTCAAAGACTGTGGCAAACGTCGAGGAGGTTGAGAAGCTCGCCGAAATCCAGGAAGCGCGGGTACGGGTAACGCGAGGCAAAGAGAGGGTGGTGCAGGTGGGAGTAGCGGTACTGCCCAGGGGAGACTCTGAGGCGGAGCTGGCCGAAAACTGCCAGGCCATCGAGAACGTGTTCACCAACATGAACGAGGCTGCGGGTCTGCGCGAGCGAAACCTTGCCTGGCAGTACTATCTGCAGTCGGCGCCCGAATCGGCCGCAGCGATAAGCAGGACAAGCACCCACTCCAGTTCGCGCGCCGCGCTGATGCTGCCGCTCAATGCGCCAAAAAAAGGGGACAAAAGGCCGTTGCTGACTTTCGGTACACCATCTGGGGATCTGTATAAGTTCGATCCTTTCGACGGCAGCAACCCCAACTTCAACATGGGCATCTTCGCCCAGTCGGGGCACGGCAAGAGCGTCATGGTCTTTATGCTGTTGGTGGGGGCGCTTATCGAAGAAGCGCTCGTCACAATCTTGGACGTAGGTGTGGTTGAAGGGGGTGGCACCTATAAACCCCTTTGTGATTTGGTGGGTGGCTCCTACGTGCAGTTCGGTTCGGGCGCTACCGCCATCAATCCGCTCGAACTGCCGATCGACTTGATTCTTGATGAATTTGATGAAACGGATTTCGGTGACCCATCCGACCAGTTCGCCCCACCGACGGCTGCCCAAATTTACACACGGGTACGCGAATACAACAAAGCGCTTCTATACGTGATGATCACTGGAGCGAGGGACAGCGATCAAGAGCAAATCATTGTGGGCAAGCTCAACCAGGCGCTGTCGGAGTTTTACGCAGACCCGGTCATGCGGGATCGCATTCGGGCCGCCCACAAGGGCGGCATGGGCTCTGCGGCTTGGCGCCGCTACCCGACGTTGGATGATTTTGTCGGGTTCATCCCCCACCGGGGAGGCGATGACAAAGTGGCAGAGCTAATGACACTGGTATTGCGCGGCACTTACTGCTCGGGCCTAGAAGGTGCAATATTCAACCGACCCAGCAACATTGATCAAAATTCCCAAGTACTGGTTTTCGATCTCAAAGACGTGCCTCAGTCGATGTTCGAGGCGGTGGTGGTGGCCACAAACGGAGCGGCGGTGCGCCGTTCCTACCGCCGCGACGGCAAGCTCAAGTTCGTGGTGGCCGACGAAGCCGGGGTGCTCCTCAAACGCAAAGTCGTGGCGGATCTTGTGGCGGAACTGTTCGCAACGGGACGCAAGTCGGGCATCTCGACCGCCTTTGTCGCTCAGGACTATGCCCAGGCAATGCGCTCCGAAGCCTGGTCGGATCTCAAGGCAAACATGAACAACGTCTTTTTTGGGGCCTGCTATCCCCAGACCCTCGAAACGGTCGAAC
This window of the Gloeobacter morelensis MG652769 genome carries:
- a CDS encoding VirB4 family type IV secretion system protein, coding for MGLIKREAHKQSNLWDIVQLPSGSAAQVLNNGGRPLFQVGFEISGVQLTQSDAELTGIYQNLVALINALPAGTRMRLVHRVDSNLKETLDQFDQALAVCQERPYAKFFLQENKTHLMQLLARRRVIRRRLEVYFTFNPNSLAAGERNFITKIALMGADFFYTALGGASAFEQATREEFDRSLKAVDEFRGLCLRMLRGSGMQAASLGARDLWTIGYQRNHPNSSKTRKVPAFPEDWKSDDRPKAEKRDLPLFPTPRETIFSQEPRFATDHVCIDGKYVGAVTLRNKPKTGTFPLLMAELVQFAFECEVVVDIVMGNQGTEKGKLALLENTATANVNTSKTVANVEEVEKLAEIQEARVRVTRGKERVVQVGVAVLPRGDSEAELAENCQAIENVFTNMNEAAGLRERNLAWQYYLQSAPESAAAISRTSTHSSSRAALMLPLNAPKKGDKRPLLTFGTPSGDLYKFDPFDGSNPNFNMGIFAQSGHGKSVMVFMLLVGALIEEALVTILDVGVVEGGGTYKPLCDLVGGSYVQFGSGATAINPLELPIDLILDEFDETDFGDPSDQFAPPTAAQIYTRVREYNKALLYVMITGARDSDQEQIIVGKLNQALSEFYADPVMRDRIRAAHKGGMGSAAWRRYPTLDDFVGFIPHRGGDDKVAELMTLVLRGTYCSGLEGAIFNRPSNIDQNSQVLVFDLKDVPQSMFEAVVVATNGAAVRRSYRRDGKLKFVVADEAGVLLKRKVVADLVAELFATGRKSGISTAFVAQDYAQAMRSEAWSDLKANMNNVFFGACYPQTLETVEQQMQMPREIVQGLASPSFKRNRMAGYSPWLHVKGGNEYEVVHCVPSIPLLWMAANDPKETAVKKRYLQSVGDPFLALRLLAADYPQLAEGGKQNEYLETYLSKYKEAIGVA